From Selenomonas ruminantium AC2024, a single genomic window includes:
- a CDS encoding PTS lactose transporter subunit IIB — protein sequence MIRRIVLICSAGVSTNMLVRRMEHEAARLGYPCSVTFYPIQEVKEAAQFADVMLLAPQSAFELPEIQVKYPNVKSAVIPKDLYASIDSVKILDLAQKIAGDY from the coding sequence ATGATTCGGAGAATTGTACTGATTTGTTCTGCCGGTGTGTCCACCAATATGCTGGTGCGCCGCATGGAGCATGAGGCAGCAAGACTGGGGTATCCCTGCTCGGTGACGTTCTATCCTATTCAGGAAGTCAAGGAAGCAGCCCAGTTCGCTGATGTAATGCTTCTGGCTCCCCAGTCCGCATTTGAACTGCCGGAGATTCAGGTCAAGTATCCCAATGTCAAATCAGCGGTCATTCCCAAGGATTTGTATGCCAGCATTGACTCGGTAAAAATCCTGGACCTGGCACAGAAAATTGCCGGGGATTATTAA
- a CDS encoding helix-turn-helix domain-containing protein, with product MFSVRLLSSTTLIYIYLILVYNLAMSGVQGVSEAAVNTVLVSCAGAAGMACFAFGFRHLQERVQYRVPLYIVGLCAVSHLLMEIFSAASPLFFVEIVLATMGWGFLTAFILCRVATEVSATHFGRFIGLSYGGAALLQFAVGEADRYFTEVSLAQWGAVACLAAFTYFIKREPISLSVSTPQSDSPVWSSFFQKSRVYLLGGAAVLSLLMGLSDSVTIMHYAEYAPSFPASRLFYAMGLVAFGWLADRRMLLLPGVVLLTNAYYLWFRAMAADADLFILLAQIVEAVYSAPAIILLTVGFLHAAAHSACPERWAAMGRIVGLPLTSFGLMMGLWLWPLTSTLTMLAVYTTLLLVAIALLYRSMLGCLEALVELAKEKIKAASHKSETETQPVEEKSVGKCEDESAGDIFTAYCRRYSITAKEAEILLDILKGQNAGEIAAAQFITKRTVRFHISNLLHKTGNKTQIAMIAHFHQVTEDVTLLEMDNNASERSPG from the coding sequence TTGTTTTCTGTACGTTTATTGTCATCAACGACATTGATATACATATATCTGATTCTGGTTTATAATCTGGCCATGAGTGGTGTGCAGGGCGTATCTGAAGCTGCCGTGAATACGGTGCTGGTGTCTTGCGCTGGGGCGGCAGGGATGGCATGCTTCGCTTTTGGCTTCCGTCATTTGCAAGAACGTGTTCAGTATCGTGTTCCACTTTATATCGTGGGGCTTTGCGCGGTCAGTCACCTGCTTATGGAGATTTTTTCAGCTGCTTCCCCGTTGTTTTTCGTGGAAATTGTGCTGGCGACGATGGGCTGGGGATTTCTAACGGCGTTTATTTTGTGCCGCGTAGCAACAGAGGTTTCAGCTACACATTTTGGGCGTTTCATTGGCCTTTCTTATGGGGGAGCTGCACTTTTGCAATTCGCTGTGGGCGAGGCGGATCGGTATTTTACTGAAGTGTCTTTGGCACAGTGGGGGGCCGTAGCGTGTTTGGCTGCATTTACCTACTTTATCAAGCGTGAGCCGATTTCTCTGTCTGTTTCCACGCCGCAAAGTGATTCGCCGGTCTGGTCATCGTTTTTTCAGAAAAGCCGTGTCTATTTGTTGGGCGGTGCTGCAGTGCTGTCATTGCTGATGGGCTTGTCTGATAGTGTTACGATTATGCACTACGCCGAATATGCGCCGTCTTTTCCGGCATCGCGCTTGTTTTATGCGATGGGGTTGGTGGCTTTTGGCTGGCTGGCAGACAGGCGTATGCTGCTGCTTCCCGGCGTTGTTTTGCTGACCAATGCTTATTATTTGTGGTTTAGGGCAATGGCGGCTGATGCAGATTTGTTTATCCTGTTGGCACAAATCGTGGAAGCTGTTTATTCGGCACCGGCTATTATTTTGCTGACGGTTGGTTTTTTGCACGCAGCCGCCCACTCGGCTTGTCCCGAACGATGGGCGGCTATGGGGCGTATTGTTGGTTTGCCTTTAACGAGTTTTGGACTGATGATGGGGTTATGGCTGTGGCCTCTTACTTCAACGCTGACGATGCTGGCCGTTTATACGACATTACTGCTGGTTGCTATTGCGTTGCTTTATCGTAGCATGCTGGGGTGTCTGGAAGCATTGGTTGAACTTGCTAAGGAGAAAATAAAGGCTGCGTCTCATAAATCTGAAACAGAGACGCAGCCGGTAGAGGAGAAATCCGTAGGGAAATGTGAAGATGAGTCAGCTGGCGATATCTTTACTGCATACTGCCGTCGTTATAGCATTACGGCAAAGGAAGCAGAGATTTTGCTGGACATCCTGAAAGGTCAGAATGCTGGTGAAATTGCTGCAGCGCAATTTATAACGAAGCGTACGGTGCGCTTTCATATCAGCAATTTACTGCATAAAACTGGGAATAAAACGCAAATTGCCATGATTGCGCATTTTCATCAAGTGACAGAAGATGTTACCCTGTTGGAAATGGACAATAACGCATCTGAAAGGAGTCCTGGATAA
- a CDS encoding helix-turn-helix domain-containing protein → MNREDYIKALIKSHGYTMKDFAKLINMPYTTLLSILNGSIGGAAMDNVLKICGALNIRIEDLNNLADKMDTNEPPASETAGIDPQLLKLLQNLPTEKQIALKLLLADK, encoded by the coding sequence ATGAACAGAGAGGATTACATCAAGGCTTTGATTAAGTCCCATGGTTACACCATGAAAGACTTCGCCAAGTTAATCAATATGCCTTACACTACTTTGTTGTCCATTCTCAATGGCTCCATTGGCGGTGCTGCCATGGACAACGTGTTGAAAATCTGTGGGGCTCTGAATATCCGCATTGAAGACCTCAACAATCTGGCGGATAAAATGGATACGAACGAGCCTCCTGCTTCTGAAACAGCCGGCATTGACCCGCAATTGTTAAAACTGTTGCAAAACCTGCCGACAGAGAAGCAAATTGCCTTAAAACTGTTACTGGCTGACAAGTAA
- a CDS encoding anaerobic glycerol-3-phosphate dehydrogenase subunit C, translated as MSDISKKIEEMESALSTADHCLSCTSCMSSCPVMEAEKSYRGPKLVGPAHSRMHFSQDDFEDSLDFCSNCKSCDRACPSGVAVSTLNMLQRAKYYETHEHSQRDDMLAHGERMAKLVRALPFGATFANLGMSIGKSLGVFSAMGIAGERSMPAYASESFMQLFKGIKQPKSDKKVVFFPGCFINDNEPQVGVAFVKVMNANGYEVLVDEKFNCCGSPLVVTGYLDEAHEHADNNVSRILEWKKKGIPVVACCTSCSLMLKQEYHELFNEEKMHEAGENVYDAFEFLEILADKGQLNTNFKQVGEKLMYHVPCHLKSQGFGVPAAKILAQVPGVTVEQADAGCCGMSGNYGFKGDKYEISMKIGEKLFNRIKESASDEVICDCGTCRLQIQHGTQAKTCHPVEILAKAYGK; from the coding sequence ATGAGCGATATTAGTAAGAAAATAGAAGAAATGGAATCGGCTCTCTCGACTGCTGACCATTGCCTGTCCTGCACATCCTGCATGTCCAGCTGCCCGGTAATGGAAGCAGAAAAGAGCTACCGCGGCCCGAAACTTGTGGGCCCGGCCCACAGCCGCATGCATTTTTCGCAGGATGACTTTGAAGACAGCTTGGACTTCTGCTCCAACTGCAAGAGCTGCGATAGAGCCTGTCCCTCTGGGGTGGCGGTATCCACTCTGAACATGCTGCAGCGGGCCAAGTATTATGAAACGCATGAGCATTCCCAGCGGGATGATATGCTGGCTCATGGTGAGCGCATGGCAAAACTTGTCCGTGCCCTGCCCTTTGGCGCAACCTTTGCTAACTTGGGCATGAGCATCGGCAAGAGCCTGGGCGTGTTCTCGGCTATGGGCATAGCCGGTGAGCGCAGCATGCCGGCTTACGCTTCGGAAAGCTTTATGCAGCTTTTCAAGGGCATCAAGCAGCCCAAGAGCGATAAAAAAGTGGTGTTCTTCCCCGGCTGCTTCATCAACGACAACGAACCGCAGGTTGGTGTGGCCTTTGTCAAGGTCATGAATGCCAACGGCTATGAAGTCCTCGTGGATGAGAAGTTCAACTGCTGTGGCTCGCCGCTGGTGGTTACGGGGTATCTCGATGAGGCTCACGAACACGCAGATAACAATGTGTCCCGCATTTTGGAATGGAAGAAAAAAGGCATCCCCGTGGTTGCCTGCTGCACCAGTTGTTCGCTGATGCTCAAACAGGAATATCACGAGTTATTTAATGAAGAAAAGATGCACGAAGCGGGCGAAAACGTCTATGACGCTTTTGAATTCCTGGAGATTCTCGCTGACAAGGGGCAGCTCAATACAAACTTTAAGCAGGTCGGGGAAAAGCTCATGTATCACGTTCCCTGCCACCTCAAGAGTCAGGGCTTCGGTGTTCCGGCTGCCAAGATTTTGGCGCAGGTTCCCGGGGTTACGGTAGAACAGGCTGATGCCGGTTGCTGCGGCATGAGCGGTAACTACGGCTTCAAGGGAGATAAATACGAAATCTCCATGAAGATTGGTGAAAAACTGTTCAACCGGATTAAGGAATCTGCTAGTGACGAAGTCATCTGTGACTGCGGCACCTGCAGACTACAGATCCAACATGGTACGCAGGCCAAAACCTGCCATCCCGTTGAGATATTAGCCAAGGCTTATGGGAAATAA
- the glpB gene encoding anaerobic glycerol-3-phosphate dehydrogenase subunit GlpB, with amino-acid sequence MKHADTLVIGSGFAGLMAALVSANQRKKVTLLTCGSGSLSLNSGVIDVLGYDEQHNYVECPKEAIKSLPAEHPYSKIGMETVEKAVNFFLDFTRDYGFPYRGSLDHQLLVPTAVGTMKPTCLAPHCLDGTSLHGEEHIVIVGIKGLKDFYGNILQDNLQQSLNGQTKFPVVEVETPLLGGRDITTIDVARWLDTQEGRDSFASQLRPYVQSDNTVFLVPQVLGTKGQECAAYIHEKLGAEVLETTCLPPSVNGLRLQKMLKQALKDMNVEIVENTKVLRAVSDGKKVTGVVAEASIREKTYYADKFILATGGLYSGGITVREFEHPQEMIFDLPVYIESGEENWSNAELFSAKPQGFAKTGVRTDTSLRPVDANNELVYENVYVVGSNLGGYDFCFEHSGNGVALASAYKAALM; translated from the coding sequence ATGAAACATGCGGATACCCTGGTAATTGGCAGCGGCTTTGCCGGCCTGATGGCGGCTTTGGTCAGTGCCAATCAGAGAAAAAAAGTGACCTTGCTCACCTGCGGGTCAGGTTCACTTTCCTTAAATAGCGGCGTAATTGATGTGCTGGGCTATGATGAGCAGCATAATTATGTGGAATGTCCCAAAGAGGCCATCAAGAGCCTGCCGGCTGAACATCCCTACAGCAAAATCGGGATGGAAACGGTGGAAAAAGCCGTGAACTTCTTCCTGGATTTCACCCGGGATTACGGTTTCCCCTATCGTGGTTCTCTAGACCATCAGCTGTTGGTTCCCACTGCTGTGGGCACCATGAAGCCGACCTGCCTGGCACCTCACTGCCTCGATGGCACGAGCCTCCATGGTGAGGAACATATCGTCATCGTAGGCATCAAGGGACTCAAGGATTTCTATGGCAATATCCTGCAGGATAATCTCCAGCAGTCCTTAAATGGCCAGACCAAGTTCCCGGTAGTGGAAGTGGAAACGCCGCTTCTGGGCGGCCGCGACATCACCACCATTGATGTGGCCCGCTGGCTGGATACGCAGGAAGGCCGCGATTCCTTTGCTTCGCAGCTCCGTCCTTATGTCCAGTCCGATAACACGGTGTTCCTGGTTCCGCAGGTACTGGGTACGAAAGGTCAGGAATGTGCCGCCTATATCCATGAGAAGTTAGGCGCCGAAGTTCTGGAAACCACCTGCCTGCCGCCATCTGTCAACGGCCTGCGTCTGCAGAAGATGCTGAAGCAAGCCCTGAAGGATATGAACGTGGAAATTGTGGAAAATACCAAAGTTCTCCGGGCAGTAAGCGATGGCAAAAAGGTTACGGGGGTTGTAGCTGAAGCTTCGATTCGCGAAAAGACCTACTACGCAGATAAGTTCATTCTAGCTACCGGCGGCCTCTACAGCGGCGGCATCACGGTGCGGGAATTTGAACATCCGCAGGAAATGATTTTTGATTTGCCTGTATATATTGAATCCGGTGAGGAAAACTGGAGCAATGCAGAACTGTTCTCTGCAAAACCTCAGGGCTTTGCCAAGACCGGCGTGCGCACGGACACGAGCCTGCGCCCTGTAGATGCTAATAACGAGCTCGTCTATGAGAATGTCTATGTGGTTGGCAGCAATCTGGGTGGTTATGATTTCTGCTTTGAACATTCCGGCAACGGTGTGGCGTTAGCTTCGGCCTACAAAGCCGCATTGATGTGA
- a CDS encoding autotransporter domain-containing protein: MKEQRHNRKLTRLVLAALLCTGGGLGTASAESVNPTARTATSTTISATSLNTEGATMGANDYVFGNIMGMTSGGLRDVFSQLSTPMVVITPGQSAVTSILNTWTGAASGFTTTMTGGTLKYLYGGYSTTQEAANNTVNLNGGTVTTVYGGCSQKTNANNNQVTIASGATVNEVYGGNANNGTAGAAGNADNNTITINGGTIGGITGAYSAVGSVTGNKVIINATDSPINGAYLHAGYGKTDATGNIFTINGGEISSGVLGITGAFAYNGTATANEVNITGGTVNSPVEGGHAMSGQATNNKVTVSGGTINNSITGGWGYTRASDNTVAISDGTITGTVIGGQSSNGDATNNIVTISGGSISGMVTGGMATSGTASNNTVNILAAMTLMGINGGSGADGSDNTVNFAAKGITITDNIYGAENMNFYLPDDISAGDTMVTVNGGTTYLMNTTIGVAAQTGVNLNQGDTVTLLSNANGFTGTAKTTTLTTAPTATSLTLDTSYKFAVNQESTSITATVTDKTESSTESSSARAKSLVETRAATTTFVNAGADMLSSQGFMQAANAVALEAAEQSHNGAVNAPAVSSFTPFAAVGGSSMRAQSGSYVDTKGFGLNVGFAREISNAQGKLLFGPIVEYGGGNYDSYLEDAAGTHGEGKAHYFGVGLMARQVNHDGLYYEGSLRGGRVNSDYKSTMDTLGKVDYDSSSNYFAAHLGVGKAFNLGNGNTLDGYLKYFYSHQAGDTTTIHIEKAADERGSFSAVDSHRLRIGARLTHKVNDRNSFYGGLAYQYEFGGEARAHFSSGGNVPSPSVKGGSGMLELGWQVKPGGPIAIDLGMTGWAGKQRGGSVQLGATWKF, from the coding sequence ATGAAGGAACAACGTCATAACAGGAAATTGACAAGATTGGTACTGGCGGCGCTATTGTGCACGGGAGGGGGACTTGGGACAGCATCGGCTGAGTCGGTAAATCCAACTGCCCGTACTGCTACATCAACGACCATAAGTGCAACTTCGCTAAACACCGAAGGAGCAACTATGGGTGCGAACGATTATGTATTTGGTAATATTATGGGCATGACTTCGGGTGGCCTAAGGGATGTCTTTTCCCAACTGTCAACGCCAATGGTGGTTATTACGCCTGGACAGAGTGCGGTAACTTCTATTCTGAATACTTGGACCGGTGCCGCCTCCGGATTCACTACGACAATGACAGGCGGTACGCTGAAATATCTGTACGGCGGGTACAGCACGACACAGGAAGCCGCGAATAATACCGTAAACCTCAACGGCGGTACGGTGACAACTGTGTATGGAGGCTGTTCTCAAAAAACCAATGCCAATAACAACCAGGTCACTATAGCAAGTGGAGCCACCGTGAACGAAGTTTATGGCGGGAATGCCAACAACGGCACAGCCGGTGCTGCGGGCAATGCAGACAATAATACAATCACCATCAACGGCGGTACGATAGGTGGGATAACTGGTGCATATTCTGCTGTCGGCAGCGTCACTGGAAACAAGGTTATCATCAATGCTACTGACAGCCCCATTAACGGCGCTTATCTGCATGCTGGATACGGAAAAACAGACGCCACAGGAAACATCTTCACCATCAACGGCGGTGAAATCAGCAGTGGCGTTTTAGGCATTACCGGCGCTTTTGCATATAACGGCACCGCAACGGCGAACGAGGTCAACATCACGGGAGGAACAGTCAATTCTCCTGTGGAAGGCGGCCATGCGATGAGCGGCCAGGCCACGAACAACAAAGTTACCGTTTCCGGCGGTACGATTAATAATAGTATCACTGGCGGCTGGGGTTATACGAGGGCCAGCGATAATACCGTTGCCATTTCGGACGGCACAATCACAGGCACAGTTATTGGCGGCCAAAGTTCCAACGGCGATGCCACGAATAATATCGTCACCATTTCCGGCGGCAGCATTTCTGGAATGGTCACAGGCGGCATGGCAACAAGCGGCACAGCATCTAACAACACGGTCAATATTCTCGCCGCCATGACACTAATGGGTATCAATGGTGGCAGCGGTGCAGACGGCTCCGATAATACCGTCAATTTTGCCGCCAAAGGCATAACCATTACGGATAATATTTACGGTGCGGAAAATATGAATTTCTATCTGCCTGATGACATCTCGGCAGGAGATACCATGGTGACCGTTAACGGTGGTACGACATATTTGATGAATACGACCATCGGCGTGGCGGCACAAACAGGTGTAAACCTTAATCAAGGGGATACCGTAACTTTACTCAGCAACGCCAACGGCTTTACGGGCACAGCCAAAACCACTACACTGACCACTGCTCCCACAGCCACCAGCCTGACTCTAGACACCTCTTATAAATTCGCTGTTAATCAAGAAAGTACTTCAATTACTGCCACTGTTACCGACAAGACCGAGAGCAGTACGGAAAGCAGTTCAGCACGGGCTAAATCCCTTGTAGAAACCCGCGCCGCTACCACAACCTTTGTCAATGCTGGTGCAGATATGCTTTCCTCGCAGGGATTTATGCAAGCCGCTAATGCTGTGGCTCTTGAGGCAGCTGAACAGAGCCACAATGGTGCTGTTAATGCTCCTGCCGTAAGTTCATTTACCCCCTTTGCTGCTGTGGGTGGCTCATCCATGCGTGCCCAAAGCGGCTCCTATGTCGACACCAAGGGCTTTGGCCTCAATGTCGGCTTTGCCCGGGAAATTAGCAACGCTCAGGGCAAGCTCCTCTTTGGCCCCATTGTGGAATACGGCGGCGGCAATTATGACAGCTACCTCGAAGACGCAGCAGGTACTCACGGCGAAGGCAAGGCTCATTACTTCGGCGTAGGGCTGATGGCACGGCAGGTCAACCATGACGGCCTCTACTACGAAGGCAGCCTGCGCGGCGGCCGGGTGAACTCTGACTACAAGAGCACTATGGACACCCTGGGCAAGGTCGATTACGACAGTTCCTCCAACTACTTTGCCGCCCATCTCGGTGTCGGCAAAGCCTTTAACCTCGGCAATGGCAACACCCTTGACGGCTATCTGAAATATTTCTACAGCCATCAGGCCGGTGACACCACTACCATACATATCGAAAAGGCCGCTGACGAGCGCGGCAGTTTCTCCGCCGTAGACAGTCACCGCCTCCGCATTGGCGCACGGCTCACGCACAAAGTCAACGACCGCAACAGTTTCTACGGTGGCCTTGCCTACCAGTATGAATTTGGCGGCGAAGCCAGAGCCCACTTCTCCAGTGGCGGCAACGTCCCCAGTCCCAGTGTCAAAGGTGGCAGCGGCATGCTCGAACTCGGCTGGCAGGTTAAACCCGGCGGCCCCATTGCCATCGACTTAGGCATGACCGGCTGGGCCGGAAAACAACGCGGCGGCAGCGTCCAGCTCGGCGCTACGTGGAAGTTCTAA
- a CDS encoding helix-turn-helix transcriptional regulator, whose translation MLYTLYAGMFFANILFYMHLLQLVDGEAVVMANLGYMLLCSLGMIAYGWLHERWTKGKLALYSALLLNSLGSIFLWQGGDSWWWPLLMFALSYGYLAGHVAYLSAMQVQGCCQGRFIGVSLCLCNLLVYLASHLPAGGQMALVVSTAVLAAWLMDRLADNLPGAVDLPSASPQVLPQQLSLAVMIALVLGLLVGLDDSSFFPRFAAYEETFSTSRIFTAVGYLFAGVIADSWPVYLPVIALAAKSIPIFVRAGSDSFALSLLSYTDAFFTGALIILVIRMFFAVAPLTSRPRLWAGMGRGIEMPASAVAALAGSVYFEQHSLSLTVACRAALLLFGAILFYRAVVIYAERRNEEIFSLPDNISLVVENGGSCALMQEREQEIVQENVQVQDNCPDWQRQYNLTDRETEVLREVMQDKKIADIAAALVVTERTVKFHIGNILKKTDCKNQRELRNKLGKY comes from the coding sequence ATGCTCTATACACTTTATGCAGGAATGTTCTTTGCGAATATATTGTTTTACATGCACCTCTTGCAGCTGGTGGATGGTGAAGCTGTGGTCATGGCGAATCTGGGCTATATGCTGCTGTGTTCGTTGGGGATGATTGCCTACGGCTGGCTGCATGAGCGCTGGACGAAGGGGAAGTTGGCACTGTACAGTGCGTTGTTGCTCAATTCCTTGGGGAGTATATTTCTTTGGCAGGGCGGGGATTCCTGGTGGTGGCCGCTGCTCATGTTTGCCCTGTCTTATGGCTATCTGGCAGGCCATGTGGCCTATTTATCCGCCATGCAAGTGCAGGGCTGTTGTCAGGGAAGATTTATCGGTGTTTCCTTGTGCCTGTGCAATTTGCTGGTGTATCTTGCCTCACATCTGCCCGCCGGGGGACAGATGGCACTAGTGGTAAGCACTGCGGTGCTGGCCGCTTGGCTGATGGACAGGCTGGCGGATAATTTACCGGGGGCCGTTGATTTGCCGTCAGCGTCGCCGCAGGTTTTGCCCCAACAGTTGTCTTTAGCCGTTATGATCGCGCTGGTTTTGGGACTGCTCGTAGGGCTTGATGATAGTTCGTTCTTTCCACGCTTTGCAGCTTATGAGGAAACCTTTAGCACATCACGCATCTTTACGGCAGTCGGTTATCTGTTCGCTGGTGTGATTGCCGATTCTTGGCCCGTGTATCTGCCGGTCATCGCATTAGCCGCCAAAAGCATACCTATCTTTGTGCGGGCCGGTTCGGATAGTTTTGCCTTGTCACTGCTTTCCTATACGGATGCGTTTTTTACAGGCGCTTTGATTATACTGGTTATCAGAATGTTTTTTGCCGTCGCTCCGCTGACCAGCCGTCCGCGCCTGTGGGCTGGCATGGGGCGCGGCATTGAGATGCCGGCCAGCGCTGTAGCCGCCTTAGCAGGTAGTGTGTATTTCGAACAGCACAGCTTGTCTTTAACCGTGGCTTGTCGTGCGGCACTTCTGCTTTTCGGTGCGATTCTGTTCTATCGGGCGGTGGTGATTTATGCTGAAAGGCGAAACGAGGAGATTTTCTCCTTGCCGGATAATATAAGCCTCGTGGTAGAAAATGGCGGTAGTTGTGCTTTGATGCAGGAACGGGAACAGGAAATCGTACAGGAAAACGTACAAGTACAGGATAACTGTCCTGACTGGCAGCGGCAGTATAACCTGACCGACAGAGAGACAGAGGTCCTGCGTGAAGTGATGCAGGATAAAAAAATTGCCGATATAGCCGCAGCACTGGTGGTCACAGAACGTACAGTAAAATTCCACATTGGCAATATCTTGAAAAAGACAGACTGCAAGAACCAAAGAGAACTGCGCAACAAATTAGGAAAATACTAA
- the glpA gene encoding anaerobic glycerol-3-phosphate dehydrogenase subunit GlpA, which translates to MEKATVVVIGGGATGVGILRDLSMRGVDTLLVEKCDLVNGASSRYHGLLHSGGRYAVKDQEAAKECIIENQILRKIGKSCVETTGGMFVRLNIDDPDYEEAWVKGCAESGIEAKPITLEEAFRLEPLLSKNVQSAYLVPDAAIDGFRMSWQNVESAKRYGGRSLTYREVIGIEQANGELKGVKVRNTITGEEEIIECEVAINAAGGWAGKVAALAGLEVGVQPDKGTLLAFNQRITNHVVNRLHKSSDGDIFVPHGSITILGTSSMSIPDAEDTSTSRAEVENLLSIGEKTFEHLRDYRMLRAFAGSRPLYIPPGGAVGRSASRGFAIVDHEEDGLKGMFTIVGGKFTTYRLMAEKMADKVCAKLGNTEKCRTAEEPLVPEVSEEAKKAARKYFPAYGTNLAATRLGPERFAKVVKRLEEAPEKRELVCECENVTLAEFEEIAQEESCYQINDIRRRTRVGMGTCQGNFCALRSAGLFAKYGKHERAAETLTRMKEFLQGRWKGIRPVLVGRTLRETQMTRALYELSFHVNGGKKE; encoded by the coding sequence ATGGAAAAAGCAACGGTCGTTGTTATTGGCGGCGGGGCTACCGGCGTAGGTATTCTGCGCGACCTTTCCATGCGCGGGGTAGATACGCTGCTGGTGGAAAAATGCGACCTGGTAAATGGTGCCAGTTCCCGCTATCATGGTTTGCTGCACAGCGGTGGCCGCTATGCGGTGAAAGACCAGGAGGCAGCCAAGGAGTGCATTATCGAAAATCAGATTTTGCGAAAGATTGGCAAGTCCTGTGTAGAGACGACCGGGGGGATGTTCGTAAGACTCAACATTGATGACCCGGATTACGAAGAAGCCTGGGTAAAGGGTTGTGCGGAGAGTGGAATTGAAGCCAAGCCGATTACCTTGGAAGAAGCCTTTCGGCTGGAGCCGCTGCTCTCGAAAAATGTGCAGTCGGCATATCTGGTACCGGATGCCGCCATCGACGGTTTTCGCATGAGCTGGCAGAATGTAGAATCTGCCAAACGCTATGGCGGACGCAGCCTGACCTACCGCGAGGTCATCGGGATTGAACAGGCAAATGGCGAGCTTAAAGGCGTGAAAGTACGAAATACCATCACCGGTGAGGAAGAAATCATCGAGTGTGAAGTCGCCATCAATGCGGCCGGTGGTTGGGCTGGCAAGGTTGCCGCTCTGGCAGGCCTCGAAGTTGGTGTTCAGCCGGATAAGGGCACGCTCTTAGCCTTCAACCAGCGCATTACCAATCACGTAGTCAACCGCCTGCACAAATCTTCCGATGGTGATATTTTCGTACCGCATGGTTCCATCACCATTCTGGGTACTTCTTCCATGAGTATTCCGGATGCGGAAGATACCAGCACTTCCCGTGCGGAAGTGGAAAACCTGCTATCTATCGGTGAAAAGACCTTTGAGCATCTGCGGGATTACCGCATGCTCCGTGCCTTTGCCGGTTCCCGTCCACTCTATATACCGCCAGGAGGAGCAGTTGGACGCAGTGCTTCCCGCGGCTTTGCCATCGTTGACCATGAGGAGGACGGCCTCAAGGGCATGTTCACCATTGTGGGCGGCAAGTTCACCACCTACCGGCTCATGGCTGAAAAGATGGCCGACAAGGTTTGTGCAAAGCTGGGCAATACGGAAAAATGCCGTACCGCCGAAGAACCGCTGGTTCCGGAGGTCAGCGAGGAAGCCAAGAAGGCAGCCCGCAAGTACTTCCCGGCTTATGGTACGAATTTGGCCGCAACCCGCTTAGGCCCCGAACGTTTCGCCAAGGTCGTAAAACGCTTGGAGGAAGCGCCGGAGAAACGGGAACTCGTTTGCGAATGCGAAAACGTAACGTTGGCTGAATTTGAAGAAATTGCGCAGGAAGAATCCTGCTATCAGATTAATGATATTCGCCGCCGTACCCGCGTGGGTATGGGCACCTGCCAGGGCAACTTCTGTGCCCTGCGCTCCGCCGGCCTGTTTGCTAAATACGGCAAGCACGAGCGGGCGGCAGAAACACTTACTCGCATGAAGGAATTTTTGCAGGGCCGCTGGAAGGGCATCCGTCCGGTGCTCGTCGGCAGAACCCTGCGGGAAACACAGATGACTCGGGCTTTATATGAACTGTCCTTTCATGTGAATGGAGGCAAAAAGGAATGA